In one window of Mobiluncus massiliensis DNA:
- a CDS encoding protein-glutamate O-methyltransferase CheR, translating to MSLTRQTFDYVAGLVKQRSAIQLPAGKEYLVESRLIPLAREAGFTGPAAVDKWIQQVIATHRAGDLQDIAEALTTNETSFFRDVTPFKGLTESVVPSLAEAGHRNLSIWSAACSTGQEPYSIAMSLLEMDQAPNFSIVATDISRAVLAKARQGFYTQLEVNRGLPAPMLVRYFAREGANWVISPSLRSRINFQEHNLLSTPPKGGPFHIVFIRNVLIYFDINTKREVLRRVAHSMVPGGYLFLGAAETTMGMDPVWERMTLTKGAVYKLKGGGK from the coding sequence ATGAGCCTGACCCGCCAAACATTTGATTATGTGGCGGGATTGGTCAAGCAGCGCAGTGCTATCCAACTTCCCGCCGGAAAGGAATACCTGGTTGAATCCAGGCTCATTCCTTTGGCTCGGGAAGCCGGATTCACCGGTCCCGCCGCGGTGGACAAGTGGATTCAACAGGTTATCGCGACCCACCGGGCTGGTGACCTGCAAGACATCGCCGAGGCTCTGACCACCAACGAGACTTCATTTTTCCGTGATGTCACCCCGTTTAAGGGTTTGACGGAATCCGTAGTTCCCAGCCTGGCCGAGGCCGGTCACCGCAACCTCTCGATTTGGTCCGCGGCTTGTTCCACCGGTCAGGAACCCTATTCCATTGCGATGAGTCTGTTAGAGATGGATCAGGCTCCGAATTTTTCCATCGTCGCTACTGACATTTCGCGGGCAGTGTTAGCCAAGGCCAGGCAGGGTTTCTATACCCAGCTGGAGGTGAACCGAGGCTTGCCGGCGCCTATGCTGGTGCGCTACTTTGCCCGCGAGGGAGCCAACTGGGTTATTAGTCCGTCGCTGCGGTCGCGGATTAACTTCCAGGAACACAATCTTTTGTCGACCCCGCCCAAGGGCGGTCCTTTCCATATCGTGTTTATTCGCAATGTGTTGATTTATTTCGACATCAACACAAAGCGAGAAGTTTTGCGTCGTGTCGCGCATTCTATGGTGCCTGGCGGATATCTGTTCCTGGGCGCGGCAGAAACCACGATGGGGATGGATCCCGTATGGGAGCGCATGACGTTGACAAAAGGTGCGGTATACAAATTGAAAGGGGGCGGGAAATGA
- a CDS encoding response regulator has protein sequence MKALVVDDSRAMRKIIGGILRREGFEILEAADGEQAMEVLHDPATGRVDLATIDWNMPVMNGLDLVVNIRAEKELRNITLMMVTTESEHSQIVRALAAGAHEYLIKPFTPEAVNEKLMLLGLGT, from the coding sequence ATGAAAGCATTAGTCGTTGACGATTCCCGTGCTATGCGCAAAATTATCGGCGGTATCCTGCGCCGTGAAGGCTTTGAAATCCTGGAAGCCGCTGATGGTGAACAGGCCATGGAAGTCTTGCACGACCCCGCCACGGGACGCGTCGACTTGGCGACAATCGACTGGAATATGCCGGTGATGAACGGGTTGGATTTGGTGGTGAATATCCGCGCGGAAAAGGAACTGCGCAATATCACCCTGATGATGGTAACCACCGAGTCGGAGCACTCACAGATTGTGCGTGCTTTGGCGGCCGGGGCGCACGAGTACCTCATCAAACCTTTTACTCCCGAAGCGGTCAACGAAAAGCTCATGCTGTTGGGCTTGGGAACTTGA
- a CDS encoding chemotaxis response regulator protein-glutamate methylesterase, with protein sequence MSGIKVLVVDDSVVVRKIVTDALNADPNLEVVGTAPNGKLALMKWKQLKPDAITMDIEMPEMNGIEAVRELRKMGCKDPIIMFSTLTQRGATATLEALSAGATDYVTKPANQGSVQQSIQSVREQLVPIILGLLPSKVRAMGAVSSSLSPEARANISSVPSMFAGPLKLHDRTGMPDKPIRIVILGSSTGGPEALTKVISGLSRPMPVPMVITQHMPPVFTTQLAARLDKLTSATVQEASEGMMLAPGHIYLAPGNFHMTFAGNAGAPRVKLTQTQPVNFCRPSVDVMFESAVNLYGGDMLAVVLTGMGQDGKNGCGKVLEAGGRTLVQDEQTSVVWGMPGAVANAGFADEIRPLDEISTQIQRHVQTYAPEARR encoded by the coding sequence ATGTCAGGCATTAAAGTCCTCGTCGTGGACGATTCCGTTGTGGTGCGTAAAATCGTGACAGACGCGCTTAACGCCGACCCTAACCTGGAGGTTGTGGGTACTGCCCCGAACGGCAAACTGGCGCTGATGAAGTGGAAACAGCTGAAGCCCGATGCCATCACTATGGACATCGAAATGCCCGAAATGAACGGCATCGAAGCCGTGCGGGAGCTGCGCAAGATGGGCTGCAAAGACCCCATCATCATGTTCTCCACCTTGACCCAGCGCGGCGCGACCGCGACTTTGGAAGCCCTATCTGCCGGCGCTACGGACTACGTGACGAAACCGGCTAACCAAGGTTCCGTCCAGCAATCCATCCAAAGCGTGCGTGAACAGCTGGTTCCCATCATTCTGGGCTTGCTGCCCAGCAAAGTTCGGGCGATGGGGGCGGTGTCCTCCAGTTTGTCCCCCGAGGCTCGGGCCAATATCTCGTCCGTCCCGTCCATGTTTGCCGGTCCGCTCAAACTGCACGACCGCACGGGTATGCCCGACAAGCCGATTCGTATCGTTATTCTCGGTTCCTCCACTGGTGGTCCCGAGGCTTTGACCAAGGTCATTTCCGGGCTGAGCCGTCCCATGCCGGTGCCTATGGTCATCACTCAGCACATGCCCCCCGTGTTTACCACCCAGTTGGCGGCCCGTTTGGACAAACTGACTTCCGCAACCGTGCAGGAGGCTTCGGAAGGCATGATGCTGGCTCCGGGCCATATTTATCTGGCACCGGGCAACTTCCATATGACTTTTGCCGGCAACGCCGGGGCTCCGCGTGTGAAGTTGACCCAGACCCAGCCGGTGAACTTTTGCCGTCCTTCCGTGGATGTCATGTTTGAATCCGCGGTGAATCTCTATGGCGGAGACATGTTGGCGGTCGTGCTGACCGGCATGGGCCAGGATGGCAAGAACGGCTGCGGCAAGGTTCTGGAGGCCGGGGGCCGTACCCTGGTCCAGGATGAGCAAACCTCCGTGGTGTGGGGGATGCCGGGGGCGGTAGCCAACGCCGGCTTTGCAGACGAAATTCGCCCGCTAGATGAAATCTCGACCCAGATTCAGCGTCACGTCCAGACTTATGCCCCGGAGGCCCGACGATGA
- a CDS encoding chemotaxis protein CheW has translation MTQYVTFRLDGALYGIEVNQVTEILHGEDITNVPLSPTAITGLVNLRGQIATLIDLRNQLHLPPREDPREAMMVVVVLDGETLSLMVDSIGDVREVDESDFEAPPDTLGQDMRELILGAYKLSDDLLLVLDVERVVAIGAEARGA, from the coding sequence ATGACGCAGTACGTAACTTTCCGTTTGGACGGAGCCCTTTACGGCATTGAAGTCAATCAGGTCACCGAGATTCTGCACGGTGAGGACATCACGAACGTGCCGCTGTCGCCGACGGCCATCACCGGCCTGGTGAACTTGCGCGGACAAATCGCGACCCTGATTGACCTGCGTAACCAACTGCACCTGCCGCCCCGCGAGGATCCCCGCGAAGCCATGATGGTCGTGGTGGTCCTGGACGGCGAGACCCTGTCGCTGATGGTGGATTCGATTGGCGATGTTCGCGAGGTCGACGAGTCTGATTTCGAGGCTCCGCCGGACACGCTGGGTCAGGACATGCGCGAACTCATCTTGGGTGCGTACAAGTTGAGTGATGACCTGCTGTTGGTCCTCGACGTGGAGCGCGTCGTCGCTATCGGCGCGGAAGCCCGCGGTGCGTGA
- a CDS encoding response regulator: MRIIVADDSRVMRQIVVRTLRQAGFDWEVMEAEDGAQALQLALSESPDLVLSDWNMPNMLGIEMLQQLRATGSKIPVGFVTSEGSPQMREIAQQAGANFLIQKPFDAATFKSILGAFNR, encoded by the coding sequence ATGCGTATTATTGTTGCAGACGATTCGCGAGTGATGCGACAGATTGTGGTGCGTACCCTGCGCCAAGCAGGATTTGATTGGGAAGTTATGGAAGCTGAGGATGGCGCCCAGGCTTTGCAGTTGGCACTATCGGAATCCCCTGATTTGGTTCTTTCTGACTGGAATATGCCGAATATGCTGGGTATTGAGATGCTGCAGCAGCTGCGGGCGACCGGGTCAAAGATTCCGGTCGGGTTCGTGACTTCCGAGGGTTCCCCTCAGATGCGGGAAATCGCACAACAGGCGGGTGCAAACTTCCTGATTCAAAAACCTTTTGATGCCGCCACGTTCAAGTCGATTTTAGGAGCGTTTAACCGATGA
- a CDS encoding phosphoribosylaminoimidazolesuccinocarboxamide synthase, translating to MADFVAPDYVPSDVLEHPVTEIPDIPGWKKAAAGKVREIFIPEDAAGISTADRLMLVATDRISAYDFILDTPIPGKGAVLTQLSRWWFNQLNGLVDTHYLDVDVPAEVAGRAMITRRLEMYPVECVARGYLTGSGLAEYQQSGAVCGIALPPGLREASKLSEPIFTPAIKAELGEHDENVSAGRIAQLHGRAVAKSLTDLTLLIYRKAAEIAAERGIILADTKFEFGALPGHYVHGDTLNDAAESFVLGDEVITPDSSRFWPADAWVEGQVTPSFDKQYVRDWLTGPQSGWDRHGDAKPPALPPEVVQRTSERYLEAYRILTGEPLI from the coding sequence ATGGCTGATTTTGTAGCTCCAGATTATGTTCCCAGCGACGTTCTCGAGCACCCAGTGACTGAGATTCCAGACATTCCCGGGTGGAAAAAGGCAGCGGCAGGCAAAGTCCGGGAAATCTTTATCCCCGAAGACGCCGCCGGAATATCCACCGCAGACCGCTTGATGTTGGTGGCGACCGACCGGATCTCGGCTTATGACTTTATCCTTGATACCCCGATTCCCGGTAAGGGCGCAGTGCTGACGCAACTGTCTCGCTGGTGGTTTAACCAGCTCAATGGCCTGGTTGATACGCACTACTTGGATGTTGACGTGCCGGCAGAGGTCGCGGGACGGGCGATGATAACCCGCCGCCTGGAAATGTATCCGGTCGAATGTGTGGCTCGCGGCTACCTGACCGGTTCGGGATTGGCGGAATATCAACAATCCGGCGCGGTTTGCGGCATTGCTCTGCCGCCGGGGTTGCGTGAGGCCTCGAAACTGTCCGAGCCGATTTTCACCCCCGCAATTAAAGCTGAACTGGGTGAACACGATGAAAATGTTTCCGCTGGCCGCATTGCCCAACTGCACGGCCGAGCGGTAGCCAAGAGCCTGACGGACCTGACCCTGCTGATTTACCGCAAAGCCGCCGAAATCGCGGCTGAACGCGGGATTATCCTGGCTGACACCAAGTTCGAATTCGGGGCGCTGCCCGGACATTACGTCCACGGCGATACCCTCAATGATGCCGCCGAGTCCTTCGTGCTGGGCGACGAAGTCATCACCCCGGATTCTTCCCGCTTCTGGCCCGCCGATGCCTGGGTGGAAGGCCAGGTCACCCCCAGTTTCGACAAGCAGTATGTACGGGACTGGCTGACAGGTCCCCAGTCCGGGTGGGACCGTCACGGCGATGCCAAGCCTCCGGCTCTGCCCCCCGAGGTGGTCCAGCGCACCAGCGAACGCTACTTGGAGGCTTACCGGATTCTGACCGGCGAGCCCCTCATCTAA
- a CDS encoding chemotaxis protein CheA, producing MGEMDEIVREFLVESYENLDQLEQDMVSLESEPGSKELLSSIFRTIHTIKGTSGFLAFNRLEKLAHRGENLLSELRDGVREMDQDTADVLLLMVDRIRNIMGSVEDTGQEGDVDIESVIAQIEAIQGKTSSAPVPAADSMSGEPAPAAAEEAPAEIPFLTNVADENGNVNLGEDLATPPAAAEEAPAEIPFLTNVADENGNVNLGEDAAPAAPAAPAAPAAPAAPATPAAPAAQSAPAAKPEPAAPASPAPQSKPAASKKDEAKPAEHGSSRSAADSSIRVDVDLLDVLMREVSELVLVRNQIVRLTDSMTDMNLVQSSQRLSIVATELQEGIMKTRMQPIEHLWSKMPRVVRDLAKQTDKNVQLVMIGGDTELDRSLLEAIKDPLTHMVRNAVDHGVELPEVRQAAGKDPKGTVTLKAYHAGGQVVVDIIDDGAGIDPVVVANKALDKGLVTQQQLGEMSDKEIFNLLFLPGFSTAKKVSNISGRGVGTDVVKTSVEAIGGTVDVESELGKGSTWRMRIPLTLAIQPSLTVESHGELYAIPQVSLLELVVLDSSRKETSMEYVNASPVYRLRGMLLPLIRLSHVLHPEESNDRGSEANGVIAVLQNDDQRFGLVVDKVINNEEIVVKPLSSKLKSIGLYAGATLLGDGRVALILDIGAVARKSLTGATTQAAQKAQMDAEAAQARSSEMTGQALVVGIGDGRRVAIPLAAVTRLEHISVEAVERVGGREVIQYRGQILPIVRLDRLLGVMDYEEPKDLQVVVYRRGDRSVAMVVREILDIVADDKRKHSNIEDHGLLGSAVLKDRVTELLDVEQAVRAADPTFFDEIEDFNAELEMNSRLDMVGA from the coding sequence ATGGGCGAAATGGATGAAATTGTCCGCGAATTCCTGGTCGAGTCCTATGAGAACCTCGATCAACTTGAGCAAGACATGGTGTCCTTGGAATCCGAACCGGGTTCAAAAGAACTCCTGTCCTCGATTTTCCGGACTATTCACACGATTAAAGGCACGTCAGGATTCCTGGCGTTCAACCGGCTCGAGAAGTTGGCACACCGTGGTGAAAACTTGCTTTCCGAGCTGCGTGATGGCGTACGTGAGATGGATCAAGACACCGCTGACGTACTGCTGTTGATGGTAGACCGAATCCGCAACATTATGGGTTCAGTGGAAGACACCGGTCAAGAAGGCGATGTGGACATCGAATCCGTCATCGCTCAGATTGAAGCTATTCAAGGCAAGACGTCGAGTGCGCCAGTGCCGGCTGCTGACAGCATGTCTGGCGAACCGGCTCCGGCCGCCGCTGAGGAAGCTCCGGCCGAGATTCCGTTCTTGACCAATGTGGCTGATGAGAACGGTAACGTGAACCTGGGTGAGGACCTGGCGACCCCGCCAGCCGCCGCCGAGGAAGCTCCGGCCGAGATTCCGTTCTTGACCAATGTGGCTGATGAGAACGGCAATGTGAACTTAGGTGAGGACGCCGCCCCGGCAGCTCCTGCAGCTCCTGCAGCCCCAGCAGCTCCGGCTGCTCCTGCCACCCCGGCTGCTCCGGCTGCCCAGTCCGCCCCGGCTGCGAAACCGGAACCGGCCGCCCCGGCATCCCCCGCCCCGCAGTCGAAACCGGCGGCATCCAAGAAGGACGAAGCCAAGCCGGCGGAACACGGTTCCTCGCGTTCTGCTGCGGATTCTTCCATCCGCGTGGATGTCGACCTGCTGGACGTGCTGATGCGCGAAGTCTCCGAGTTGGTGTTGGTGCGTAACCAGATTGTGCGCCTGACCGATTCGATGACCGACATGAACCTGGTGCAGTCGTCTCAGCGCTTGTCCATCGTCGCCACCGAGCTGCAAGAGGGCATTATGAAGACCCGCATGCAGCCCATCGAACACCTCTGGTCCAAGATGCCGCGCGTGGTGCGTGACCTGGCGAAACAGACTGATAAGAACGTGCAGCTGGTCATGATTGGCGGCGACACCGAACTCGATCGTTCCCTGCTGGAAGCCATCAAGGATCCGCTGACCCACATGGTGCGTAACGCGGTTGACCACGGGGTAGAACTGCCCGAGGTCCGCCAGGCTGCCGGGAAAGACCCGAAGGGCACGGTGACCTTGAAGGCTTACCACGCCGGCGGCCAGGTCGTAGTTGACATTATCGACGACGGCGCGGGCATCGACCCGGTCGTGGTGGCGAACAAGGCTCTGGATAAAGGCCTGGTCACCCAGCAGCAGCTCGGTGAGATGAGCGACAAGGAAATCTTTAACCTGCTGTTCCTGCCGGGATTCTCGACCGCAAAGAAAGTCTCGAACATTTCCGGCCGCGGGGTCGGCACCGACGTGGTCAAGACTTCCGTTGAGGCCATCGGCGGTACGGTTGACGTCGAGTCTGAACTCGGCAAGGGTTCGACTTGGCGGATGCGGATCCCGCTGACCCTGGCGATTCAGCCGTCCTTGACGGTCGAGTCCCACGGTGAGCTCTACGCCATTCCGCAGGTGTCCCTGCTCGAGTTGGTCGTCTTGGATTCGTCTCGCAAGGAAACTTCGATGGAGTACGTGAACGCCTCGCCGGTTTACCGCCTGCGTGGCATGCTACTCCCGCTGATTCGCTTGAGCCACGTGCTGCATCCCGAGGAATCCAACGACCGCGGCTCCGAGGCAAACGGTGTCATTGCTGTGCTGCAAAACGATGACCAGCGTTTCGGCCTGGTGGTCGACAAGGTCATCAACAACGAAGAAATCGTGGTCAAGCCGCTGTCCTCCAAGCTCAAGTCCATCGGCCTGTACGCCGGTGCAACCCTGCTGGGCGATGGCCGCGTGGCGCTGATTCTGGATATCGGCGCGGTGGCGCGCAAGTCCCTGACTGGCGCGACGACCCAGGCTGCCCAGAAGGCTCAGATGGATGCGGAAGCCGCACAGGCTCGCAGCTCCGAGATGACTGGTCAAGCGCTGGTGGTTGGTATTGGCGATGGGCGTCGCGTGGCGATTCCGCTGGCTGCCGTTACCCGCTTGGAGCACATCAGTGTCGAGGCGGTGGAACGCGTGGGTGGCCGCGAAGTCATCCAATACCGGGGCCAGATTCTGCCTATCGTCCGTCTGGATCGTTTGCTCGGGGTCATGGACTACGAGGAGCCCAAGGATTTGCAGGTCGTGGTGTATCGCCGGGGCGATCGTTCCGTGGCGATGGTGGTCCGCGAGATTCTGGACATCGTGGCCGACGACAAGCGCAAGCACTCCAACATCGAAGACCACGGCTTGCTGGGCTCTGCGGTGCTGAAGGACCGGGTTACCGAGCTGCTGGACGTCGAACAGGCCGTCCGCGCCGCCGACCCGACGTTCTTCGACGAAATCGAAGACTTCAACGCGGAACTCGAGATGAACTCTCGCCTGGACATGGTCGGGGCGTGA
- a CDS encoding chemotaxis protein CheX encodes MNQEVREAVLNIANDVFYALIDKHEGTVIEWLDEIEPFQNPVYAWVDSQGDKQLRVMLEMEDSTAKDLTRAMYRLGETDEVTEEDQQDAFGEIVNVIGGNMKSIVEDSGNLILPQVRKEKPVEPESPLISVNLYWKSKFLVVSISDLNATRDAA; translated from the coding sequence ATGAATCAGGAAGTTCGGGAAGCGGTGCTGAACATCGCTAACGATGTCTTTTATGCTCTGATTGATAAACATGAAGGCACTGTGATCGAGTGGCTCGATGAAATCGAGCCCTTTCAGAATCCGGTTTATGCCTGGGTGGATTCACAAGGGGATAAGCAGCTGCGCGTCATGCTAGAGATGGAAGATTCCACGGCAAAGGACCTGACCAGGGCCATGTACAGACTGGGTGAAACCGATGAGGTCACCGAGGAAGATCAGCAGGACGCTTTTGGGGAAATCGTCAATGTTATTGGTGGAAACATGAAATCTATTGTGGAAGATTCCGGAAACCTGATTCTTCCACAGGTTAGAAAGGAAAAACCGGTAGAACCAGAATCGCCTTTAATTAGCGTAAACCTCTACTGGAAAAGCAAATTCCTGGTAGTCTCAATTAGTGACCTTAATGCCACTCGGGATGCGGCATAA